From Chloroflexota bacterium, a single genomic window includes:
- a CDS encoding beta-galactosidase yields the protein MSDQELFGIPGVPFPVGVGYYRAPMPKLELWDDDFARLNAAGFRIVRSFTYWNHMEPRPGQYELEDIDRLFDLAAEHDIQIWLDIILATHGACPEWLTREHPDMRVVTYRGERVSPTAGAATPQGSQMHCYDHPVWREYAGALLRHVVTRYRERPSLLIWGIWDGINLTSAFCRDSDGYPCYCPHTLARYEAWLRERFTLEELNKRLLRRYRRWEDVEPPRSNDNVVEMLLYRRFHYENLAGHLQWMIDETKRLDPVHETRSHGAWFPRPWDESCAAIADSWGMSMPSNNLLTSRDPYQLADRAFGFDWSRSAGKRGRWWNEEIYSGMSRGGVTWKKQSDPRELTTLVWMTLAHGASGAMFWQHRPEYLSFESPGYNLVALDGEPTPRFTAVTRAIGQIGGLSDHLPLECPRAAVGIVYHPESQELFGYNNEDERYLADVRGVYRTLWTHGVPADVVTPSMDWSGYRLLFLPNVTLMTDEVRERIERTLEHCPDTRLVAEGSFGIYQGDGQSSYGPPDGLAERLGVRVADFSAVTDYDIEEKRNLLSSPQGAHEVTSPCGYAVLEPVGDTRTIATLDGASVGVRTVDGRFTWYGLTLSAGFGDIGQPEVVQGLLDETGIEAPVVIEGDPVVPVVRRSRQGGWLVFVFNLERATAQVQLRPRWPITAARDLLREADLAVEDNAIGLTIDQWEVAVVHCPAV from the coding sequence ATGTCTGACCAGGAGCTCTTCGGCATTCCCGGCGTCCCGTTTCCGGTTGGGGTGGGGTACTACCGCGCCCCGATGCCCAAGCTCGAACTCTGGGACGACGACTTCGCGCGTTTGAACGCCGCGGGCTTCCGCATCGTCCGCAGCTTCACCTATTGGAACCACATGGAGCCGCGACCGGGCCAGTATGAGCTGGAGGACATTGACCGGCTGTTCGATCTGGCGGCCGAACACGATATCCAGATTTGGCTCGACATCATTCTGGCTACGCACGGTGCCTGCCCCGAGTGGCTGACACGCGAACATCCCGACATGCGGGTGGTCACCTACCGCGGGGAACGGGTGTCGCCGACCGCGGGCGCGGCCACGCCGCAAGGCTCCCAGATGCACTGCTACGACCACCCGGTCTGGCGTGAATACGCGGGCGCGCTGCTGCGCCATGTGGTGACGCGCTACCGGGAGCGGCCGAGCCTGCTGATCTGGGGGATCTGGGACGGGATCAACCTCACGTCGGCATTCTGCCGCGACAGCGACGGATATCCCTGCTACTGCCCGCACACGCTGGCGCGGTACGAGGCCTGGCTGCGGGAGCGCTTCACGTTGGAAGAGCTGAACAAGCGCCTGTTGCGCCGCTACCGCCGCTGGGAGGACGTGGAGCCGCCGCGGTCGAATGACAACGTGGTGGAGATGCTGCTGTACCGGCGATTCCACTACGAGAACCTGGCCGGTCACCTGCAATGGATGATTGACGAAACCAAGCGGCTTGATCCGGTCCACGAAACCCGCTCCCACGGCGCTTGGTTTCCGCGGCCGTGGGACGAGAGTTGCGCGGCCATTGCGGACAGCTGGGGCATGTCCATGCCCTCGAACAACCTGCTGACCTCCAGAGATCCGTACCAGCTCGCGGATCGCGCGTTCGGGTTCGACTGGTCGCGCAGCGCGGGGAAGCGGGGGCGCTGGTGGAACGAGGAGATCTACTCGGGCATGTCGCGAGGCGGGGTGACGTGGAAGAAGCAATCCGACCCGCGCGAGCTGACCACCCTGGTCTGGATGACCCTGGCGCACGGCGCCTCGGGGGCCATGTTCTGGCAGCACCGGCCGGAATACCTGAGCTTCGAGTCGCCGGGCTACAACCTGGTGGCGCTGGACGGGGAGCCCACGCCGCGATTCACTGCCGTGACGCGGGCCATTGGGCAAATCGGCGGCCTGAGCGATCACCTGCCGCTGGAGTGTCCGCGCGCCGCGGTCGGGATCGTCTATCACCCCGAATCGCAGGAGCTGTTCGGCTACAACAACGAGGACGAGCGCTACCTGGCCGACGTGCGGGGCGTGTACCGCACGCTATGGACGCACGGCGTCCCGGCCGACGTGGTCACCCCGAGCATGGACTGGTCGGGCTATCGGCTGCTGTTCCTGCCCAACGTGACGCTGATGACGGACGAGGTGCGCGAGCGCATCGAGCGCACGCTGGAGCACTGCCCGGACACCCGGCTGGTGGCGGAAGGCAGCTTCGGGATCTACCAGGGCGACGGGCAGTCCAGCTACGGCCCGCCAGATGGCCTGGCAGAGCGGCTGGGCGTGCGGGTGGCCGATTTCTCGGCGGTGACCGACTACGACATCGAGGAGAAGCGCAACCTGCTGAGCAGCCCTCAGGGCGCGCATGAGGTCACCAGCCCCTGCGGCTATGCCGTGTTGGAGCCGGTGGGGGATACCCGCACCATCGCCACCCTCGATGGAGCCAGCGTCGGGGTGCGGACAGTCGACGGCCGCTTCACGTGGTACGGATTGACCCTCTCGGCGGGCTTCGGCGACATCGGGCAGCCGGAAGTGGTGCAGGGCCTGCTGGATGAGACCGGCATCGAGGCGCCCGTGGTGATCGAGGGCGACCCGGTGGTGCCGGTGGTGCGGCGTTCGCGGCAGGGCGGTTGGCTGGTATTCGTCTTCAACCTGGAGCGGGCCACGGCGCAGGTGCAATTGCGCCCGCGCTGGCCGATCACCGCGGCACGCGACCTTCTCCGCGAGGCCGATCTCGCCGTTGAGGACAACGCCATCGGGCTCACCATTGACCAGTGGGAGGTTGCCGTCGTCCACTGCCCGGCGGTGTGA
- a CDS encoding beta-galactosidase, which produces MTADHNFGIPGDPFPVGVEYYRAPIPKLDVWDEDFARLRAAGFRIVRSFSYWNHMEPRPGQYELEDFDRLFDLAAKHELKVWLDITLATHGACPEWLTREHPDMRIVTNSGEPVAPTAGAAAPQGSQIHCYDHPAWRDYGGALLRHVVTRYRERPSLLIWGLWDGVGLASARGYPCYCPHTLARYEAWLRERFTLDELNERLLRRYRRWEDVEPPRSNGNVVEMLLYRRFHYENLAGHLQWMVDETKQIDPDHETRSHGGWSPRPWDEDCAAIADSWGMSMPSNNLLTSRDPNQVSGRAFGFDWSRSAGKYGRWWNEEIYAGMSRGGVAWKKQSDPRELTMLLWMTLAHGASGAMFWQYRPEYLSFESPGYNLVALDGEPTPRFAAATRAIRQIDGLREHLPLECPRAAVGIVYHPESQELFGYNDEDDRFLADLRGVYRTLWAHGVPADVVTPSMDWTGYRLLFLPNVTLMTDGVRERIERTLEQCPETRLVAEGSFGLYTGDGQSSYGPPEGFAERLGVRVADFSAVTEYDIEQGGNVVQTPHGRHAITSPCGYAVLEPRGETRAIASLDGGTVAVQTADGRFTWYGLTLSAGFGDVGQRDVVLGAVGEAGIEAPVALEGDRVVPVVRRSQQGGWLVFVFNLKRAAAQVNLRPRWRTTMARDLLAQADLALKDNAFQLEIDQWEVAVVHCSEA; this is translated from the coding sequence ATGACTGCAGACCACAACTTTGGCATTCCAGGAGATCCGTTTCCGGTTGGGGTGGAGTACTACCGCGCGCCGATCCCCAAGCTTGACGTCTGGGACGAGGACTTCGCGCGATTGCGCGCGGCGGGTTTCCGCATTGTCCGCAGCTTCTCCTACTGGAACCACATGGAGCCGCGACCGGGCCAGTATGAGTTGGAGGACTTTGACCGGCTGTTCGATCTGGCGGCGAAGCACGAACTCAAGGTCTGGCTCGACATCACGTTGGCTACGCACGGGGCCTGCCCCGAATGGCTGACCCGCGAGCATCCCGACATGCGGATCGTCACCAACAGCGGGGAACCGGTAGCGCCGACTGCGGGCGCGGCCGCGCCGCAGGGCTCGCAGATTCACTGCTACGACCACCCGGCCTGGCGCGACTACGGGGGCGCGCTGCTTCGCCACGTGGTGACGCGTTACCGGGAGCGGCCCAGCTTGCTGATATGGGGCCTTTGGGACGGTGTCGGCCTAGCGTCGGCACGCGGCTATCCCTGCTACTGCCCGCACACGCTGGCGCGGTACGAGGCCTGGCTGCGCGAGCGCTTCACGCTGGACGAGCTCAACGAGCGCCTGCTGCGCCGCTACCGCCGCTGGGAGGACGTGGAGCCGCCGCGGTCGAATGGGAACGTGGTGGAGATGCTGCTGTACCGGCGCTTCCACTACGAAAACCTGGCCGGCCACCTGCAATGGATGGTCGACGAGACCAAGCAGATCGATCCCGACCATGAGACCCGCTCCCACGGCGGTTGGTCCCCTCGCCCCTGGGACGAGGACTGCGCGGCCATCGCCGACAGTTGGGGCATGTCCATGCCCTCGAACAACCTGCTGACCTCCAGAGACCCGAACCAGGTATCGGGGCGAGCGTTCGGGTTCGATTGGTCGCGCAGCGCGGGGAAGTACGGGCGCTGGTGGAACGAGGAAATCTACGCCGGCATGTCACGCGGCGGGGTGGCGTGGAAGAAGCAATCGGACCCGCGCGAGCTGACTATGCTGCTCTGGATGACCTTGGCGCACGGTGCTTCGGGGGCCATGTTCTGGCAGTACCGGCCGGAGTACCTCAGCTTCGAATCGCCGGGCTACAACCTGGTGGCGTTGGACGGGGAGCCCACGCCGCGATTTGCGGCTGCGACAAGGGCCATCCGGCAGATCGACGGCCTGCGCGAGCACCTGCCGTTGGAGTGTCCGCGCGCCGCGGTCGGGATCGTCTATCACCCCGAATCGCAGGAGCTGTTCGGCTACAACGACGAGGACGACCGCTTCCTGGCCGACCTGCGGGGTGTGTACCGCACGCTGTGGGCGCACGGCGTGCCGGCTGACGTGGTGACCCCGAGCATGGACTGGACGGGCTACCGGTTGCTGTTCCTGCCCAACGTGACGCTGATGACCGACGGCGTGCGGGAGCGGATCGAGCGCACCCTAGAGCAGTGCCCGGAGACGCGGCTAGTGGCGGAGGGCAGCTTTGGCCTCTACACGGGCGACGGGCAGTCCAGCTACGGTCCGCCAGAGGGCTTTGCCGAGCGGCTGGGGGTGCGGGTGGCGGACTTTTCGGCAGTGACTGAATACGACATCGAGCAGGGAGGCAACGTGGTGCAGACGCCCCACGGCCGGCACGCGATCACGAGCCCCTGCGGCTATGCCGTGCTGGAGCCGCGGGGGGAGACGCGCGCCATTGCTTCCCTGGATGGGGGCACCGTCGCGGTGCAGACCGCTGACGGGCGGTTCACGTGGTATGGGCTGACCCTGTCGGCGGGCTTCGGTGATGTGGGCCAGCGGGATGTGGTGCTGGGGGCGGTGGGCGAGGCCGGCATCGAAGCGCCGGTGGCGCTGGAAGGCGACCGAGTGGTGCCGGTGGTGCGGCGTTCGCAGCAGGGGGGATGGCTGGTGTTCGTGTTCAATCTGAAGCGGGCCGCGGCGCAGGTGAATCTGCGACCGCGCTGGCGGACGACCATGGCGCGCGATCTCCTGGCGCAGGCCGATCTTGCATTGAAGGACAACGCGTTCCAGCTCGAGATCGACCAGTGGGAAGTCGCCGTCGTCCACTGCTCAGAGGCTTGA
- a CDS encoding redox-sensing transcriptional repressor Rex, translating to MADRRSSQRIPPTTVRRLSAYYRALGALVEQGVPHVSSKVLSDLAGSTAPQVRRDLAYFGSFGTRGVGYSVNALRSQLARILGIDRSWPLGLIGVGNLGQALLAYRGFRGPEYTIAAAFDADPAKIGVVVEGVQVVDVSSFASEARRLGLAIALVAVPAEAAQAVVDQVVAANVHAILNFAPAQLRVPPGVRLSNVDLSMEVESLTHALTDGRHGAGGA from the coding sequence ATGGCTGATCGCCGTTCATCCCAACGCATTCCCCCAACCACGGTGCGGCGCCTTTCGGCCTACTACCGCGCGCTCGGCGCGCTCGTGGAGCAGGGCGTGCCGCACGTGTCCTCCAAGGTGCTCAGCGATCTCGCCGGGTCCACGGCGCCGCAGGTGCGCCGCGACCTGGCCTATTTCGGATCGTTCGGTACGCGAGGCGTCGGCTACTCCGTCAACGCTCTGCGGAGCCAGCTCGCCCGAATCCTAGGAATCGACCGCTCGTGGCCGCTGGGATTGATTGGGGTGGGCAATCTGGGCCAGGCGTTGCTGGCCTATCGCGGCTTTCGCGGACCCGAATACACAATCGCCGCCGCATTCGACGCCGACCCGGCCAAGATTGGCGTCGTGGTTGAAGGCGTCCAAGTGGTCGACGTGTCCAGCTTCGCGAGCGAGGCGCGTCGGCTCGGACTCGCGATCGCGCTGGTGGCGGTGCCCGCCGAGGCCGCGCAGGCCGTCGTTGACCAAGTCGTGGCCGCGAATGTGCACGCCATTCTCAACTTCGCGCCGGCGCAGTTGCGCGTCCCACCCGGCGTCCGACTCTCGAACGTCGACCTCTCAATGGAAGTGGAGTCCCTCACCCACGCGCTTACCGACGGACGGCATGGCGCGGGCGGGGCGTGA
- a CDS encoding NADH-quinone oxidoreductase subunit A — MALKPRRKDSVKGEAYESGMPPIGDTRGRHNVRFYIVAMLFLIFDVELAFLYPWVVLYSNLDEQLFLFIEALVFIGILGVGYVYAWRKGALDWKN; from the coding sequence ATGGCCCTCAAGCCGCGCCGCAAAGACTCGGTGAAGGGCGAGGCCTACGAGTCCGGCATGCCCCCCATCGGCGACACGCGCGGCCGCCACAACGTCCGCTTCTACATCGTGGCCATGCTGTTCCTGATCTTCGACGTCGAGTTGGCGTTCCTCTATCCGTGGGTGGTGCTCTACAGCAATCTCGACGAACAGCTCTTCTTGTTCATTGAAGCGTTGGTGTTCATCGGCATCCTCGGCGTCGGCTACGTCTACGCGTGGCGCAAGGGCGCCCTGGACTGGAAGAACTAG